ctcaaaacagaaaaaataaatgacaactagtcactgttacttcattaatatttagtttttgtaaaaataatgtatcttttctgtttgaccggcagtttttaaaaataatttccacgtaactaaacacttttaaacttcctatactggtagaatgtgtttataaaacatctttttctcttggctttattgagaaaattctagagtttgtaagatatttgggatcttttcggtttgaccggcagtttttaaaaataatttccacgtaactaaacacttttaaacttcgtatactggtagaatgtgtttataaagcatctttttctcttggctttattgagaaaattctatagtttgtaagatatttgggatcttttctgtttgaccggcaatttttaaaaataatttccacgtaactaaacacttttcaacttcctatactggtagaatgtgtttataaaacatctttttctcttggctttattgagaaaattctagagtttgtaagatatttgggatcttttcggtttgaccggcagtttttaaaaataattccacgtaactaaacactttaaactccacctactggtagaatgtgtttataaaacatctttttctcttggctttattgagaaaattctatagtttgtaagatatttgggatcttttcggtttgaccggcagttttttaaaaataatttccagtaactaaacacttttaaacttcctatactggtagaatgtgtttataaaacatctttttctcttggctttattgagaaaattctatagtttgtaagatatttgggatcttttcggtttgaccggcagtttttaaaaataatttccacgtaactaaacacttttaaacttcctatactggtagaatgtgtttataaaacatctttttctcttggctttattgagaaaattctatagtttgtaagatatttgggatcttttcggtttgaccggcagtttttaaaaataatttccacgtaactaaacacttttaaacttcctatactggtagaatgtgtttataaaacatctttttctcttggctttattgagaaaattctatagtttgtaagatatttgggatcttttcggtttgaccggcagtttttaaaaataatttccacgtaactaaacacttttaaacttcctatactggtagaatatgtttataaaacatctttttctcttggctttattgagaaaattctatagtttgtaagatatttgttgttattgagttattgttagtaagatggttaataattttatgggtgtctgccaagtcagctgccagacgtcggagtttcaatgtatccatgcccagagaatatggcaaatgcctgatggagggtattgtatacagtgctcaggtgcaccacaatttgtcaaaaagtgcatataaagcatatgcagtaatgtacaaatgtctggaaagtgaacagtgtatgagtcagatacatgcttgtgtgtgtatggaggggagaaaatcaggtgtagtgttggcgaatctcaggaagcatggaagttttgaaggatgcagtgctccgacaactaacaactgattccggcagtctgttccatacttcagcaactcttagcgtgtgtaaaatgtttcctaaagtcatgggagctgtgctgttttctgactttgtaaacatgtccacgggtgttagacaggtggagtttgaaaaggtgctcagatttattgtttgtaagatggttaataattttatgggtgtctgccaagtcagctgccagacgtcggagtttcaatatgTCCATGTCcaaggaagtaaggcgttcagaatatggcaaatgcctgatggagggtattgtatacagtgctcaggtgcaccacaacttgtcaaaagtgcgtataaagtatatgcagtaatgtacaaatgtctggaaagcgaataatgtatgagtcagatacatgcttgtgtgtgtatggaggggagaaagatcaggtgtgGTGTTGATGAAtctcaggaagtatggaagtttGGAAggatccgacaactaacaactgataccggcagtttgttccatgtttcagcagctcttagcgtgaaaaaatgtttctgaaagtcgtGGGAGCTGTGCTGAGAACCACACGTTCAATGCTCTCACTCAAACTgccataattatatttacaagtgttaattgttatttaattattgtaacatatatagtaaatattcCTGTTGTGAAATTTGAAAatcaaaatcttttctttttcatcttttatagGTTTGACAAGAAcacaatattataaaattatacaaaGTGGTAAAGTGATTAACAAaccttttcttccttttaaacAAGACTTTACCTGTTCAATTCTctcttttaattctttctcttaactcactgctttttttaaaaaagttttatttcAACCTGGCAGTTCATTAGCGCAGCTCAATCACTGGTAGTGGTTGTGCTTTAACTAAAGCTACGGATTTGAATCTGTccagagttatctccctttggTGTTTCCCATGGAGGAAAGCTaacacaaccactttacagagtgtagtgagGGACATTTTTTCATTGCACCACCACTCATTTGGTTACCATTATAGCTAGCGTCCCAAAAtcccatcccctcctcaccgtggtggggacactggcaacgggtagtgtcagagctatgccatcgggaacttcggttcctggtaggggccacccaaggcggattggtctgacaccgagtggtattagggccacaacccggcagacagggctctggtgaaaatcctcggagtgtctgtttctacagctgagtgaactggggcaacgtgaacttttataaaatttttctaacataacgacttaaatttgtcttatgaagaaaggctgaagacgctcgacctttatttcCTAAAAAACGCTGcagccgtggtgatctcattctcgctcacaacatcataagcggaaagtgtaacctctcgaaagagctgttcttcactcctgctccagagcgtcggctgcggggtcattccgaaaagctctacctgcgacgatttcatctcaatcgaaggagaggagctttctccgtccgggttgcggatccggaatagatttctttcaatcatcaacttccagaaaataccaattcatataatttattaactaattatttagattaaataggaacatcaaaaacaaacagaataagacagaataaaagtgtcttgctcaagaacacaacatgtagcCCAGTccggaatttgagctcacaacgtcACGaacgtaagcttgacgctctaaccactgagccatgcgccttcacttgtattatattataatattataatcatGTTTGGAAACAAATAggggtttgtgacaggaagagcaccctACTgttgagaatgaaaaaaactctGGTCTATGAAAGCATGGAACAGAAAGTATAACAATGATGATCGTTttgttgttttagtcattagactgtggccatgctggggcaccactttgaagaatttttggtcgaatgcatggaccccagtacttacgTATTTTAAGCATGAACCACtgagttatagggatgtaaacacaccaacactggtcagcctgaggctatagtagaatggcaagctggcagaaacgttagcgcgctgggcgaaatgcttagcggtatttcgtctgtcgttacgttctgagttcaaattccgccgaggtcgactctgcctttcatcctttcggggtcgataaataaagtaccagttatgcactggggtatatgtaatcaacttaatccctttgtctgtccttgtttgtcccctctatgtttagccccttgtgggcagtaaagaaatatatagtagaacttgctcacaacatcataagcggaaagggTAACCTCTCGAAAAAGctattcttcactcctgctccagagcgtcggctgcggggtcactccgaaaagctctgtctgcgacgatttcatctcaatcgaaggagaggggctttctctgtccgggttgcggatccgtggaataggctgccggacgagatagtgaagatgccgacgaccgctcggttcaaagtctctcttgaccacaaatggcctgaacgctttacatgaacaccaccctgtacataactccctgtcccccttacatggccttgctttttgctttttgagccaataaaagttgaattgaattgaattgaatatatatatacatatatatatatatatatatatatataatatatatatatatatatatatattatatatatatatatatatatatatatatgtatatataaagttctatctacgacgatttcatctcaatcgaaggagaggggctttctccgtccgggttgcagatccgtggaataagctgccggacgagatagtgaagatgccgacgaccgctcggttcaaagtctcccttgatcacaagtgacctgaactctttgcatgaacaccaccctgtacataattccatgtccccctacatggccttgctttttgcttttttagccaaataattaacttaacttaacttaacttaacttaacttaacgtAACCCACAGGTCCAACTTGCCATACggtaggattgaactcaaaaccatatggttagaaagcaaacttcttacctgatttctttatttcagaaaatgtTGTCCTCAATGAAAGCGCCACCCTTCAGATTGTGGTGCCAAATATGCGAAGACCCGTTTTTTGGAGATGTAATAACCATAGATATGAGTGTGACGGAACATGCCCCTACAGCTCTGATTTTAAGGTGACGCAGAGTGGAAACGCATCCACTCTTTGGATCCGAAAAGTTACCAAGGATTTTTTGTCTTGGACATTTTGCGATTACAACATCAACATTGGGAAAATCGATCTGAATATAAACGGTAAGGTATTgatttatgatgatggtgatgatgatgatgatgaggatgatggtggtgggggtgaggatgatgatgatgatggtgatgatgatgatgatgatgatggtggtgggggtgatgatgatggtgatggtgatgaggatgatggtggtgggggtgaggatgatgatgatgatggtggtggtgatgatgatggtggtggtggtgatgatgacgatggtcgtggtgatgatgatgatgatgatgatgatgatgatgatgatgatgatggtggtggtggtgatgatgatgatgatgatgatggtggtgggggtgaggatgatgatgatgatggtggtgggggtgaggatgatgatgatgatggtggtgggggtgaggatgatgatgatgttgatgatgatggtggtgatgatgatggtgatgatgatggtggtgacgattatgatggtgatgatgatgatgatgagggtgatggtggtgggggtgaggatgatgacggtgatgatgacgatgatgatggtgatgatgatgacgccgacgccgactatggtgatgatgacgatggtgatgatgatgatgatgatgatgatgatgatgatgacgatggcgacgatgatgatgatgatgatttcttttatttgccatctGGGTGTAGGATGAAGGGGACAAAACAAAGACAGactgtaagtgtgcgtgtgtgcgcgtgtctgtgtgcgtgtgtgtgtgtgcatgtgtgtgggttacatataatgaaatgttaaaaaaaagggTTTCACagtaaacaataaacaaagaagggatgtatatatagtatacaacaGTAGGAGGAAAGGTGATGGGGTCCTCCTGAAACAGGAGGGCCGTTAGGGATAACCGAGGTACCCCACTGATCACCAAAGGCAAGTGACCGCTCCGGTTCTTATTCTCCAACTCAAAGGTCTACACttaaagcagttttttttttgtttgtcccttctcgagccatgcccagctcataagggccggtttcccggtttcctttgtgtataggttccccacctggacgggacgccggtccatcgcaggtgagctgtaagatgcaagaggaaagagtgagagaaagttgtggcgaaagagtcagcagaagtttcgccattaccttctgccggagccgcgtggagcttaggtgtttcgctcataaacacacacatcacccggtctgagattcgaacccgcgatctctcgaccgcgagtccgctgctctaaccactaggccatgtgcctccaccactcGAAGCAGTATCATCCACTCTTGCTATTTTTGAAACTTCCACCCATCTTTCaattaataacaatggtttcaaattttggcacaatgccagcaatttcgggggtagGTCGTAAGTTGATTACACTTACCCCATTGCTCGACCTCAAAAGGGTTTaagttggcctcagcagaatttgaactcggaatttaAACACATGAAATGCAGAtaatcattttgcctgacatgcttacaattctgccagttcaccttattattattattattattattattattattattattattattattattattattatattattatttattatttattttttattattattattattattattattattattattattatattattattatatattattatattattattattattattattatattattattattattattattattattatgatattattcattattattattattattattattattattattattattattattagtattattattattatgattattattatatattattattattattattattattattatgattattattatattatattattattatatattattattattattattattattattatgattattattcattattattatttattattattattattattattattattattatgattattattcattattattattattattatattattattattattattattattatgattattattcattattattatttattattttattattattattatattattattattatttattattattatgattattattattattattttattattattattattattattattattattattattattattatgattattattcattattattatttattattattattattattattattatttattattattattatgattattattattattattattattattattattattattattattagtattattattattatgattattattattattattattattattattattattattattattattagtagtagtatttattattaatgattattattattattattattattatgattattattatattattattattattattattattagtattattattattattatattattattattattatttattattattattattattattattatttattagtattattattatatgattattattattattattatttattattattattattatattattattattattattttattattattattattattattattatttattattattattattattattattagtattattattattatgattaattattattattattataataattattattaatattattattaataataataataataaatgccctgatccagtaccaggcagtggctctcatggcttctgatcttaactgattggaagtgttatcatgtacattgttttgtcttggtataaaagatgggctacagcaaatattctgctcaataacacagatttgcttgtcagttgtttgaccttaaccggttgagcatgtcccttggaggctgacgatatgtgcatctctgatcacgggcagaagtagttggggagcatcatagccatgtgttgtgatgcatgtgcctagtgtacctttatcagacgggtagtcatgatgggtaaactgggcttcgtatattttaccccagtgtcactttgatggcatgcactgctcccacactcaataataataacagtaataacaacaacaataataataataatattttttttttctaattgatgtattagacattcactagtacaacaccaaaaaaaaaacaaa
This genomic window from Octopus sinensis linkage group LG27, ASM634580v1, whole genome shotgun sequence contains:
- the LOC115225414 gene encoding uncharacterized protein LOC115225414; the protein is MDVQMLFFLVLALCLCLTRTQYYKIIQSENVVLNESATLQIVVPNMRRPVFWRCNNHRYECDGTCPYSSDFKVTQSGNASTLWIRKVTKDFLSWTFCDYNINIGKIDLNINGLTSTETYEINQNGDL